cctaaaaattaagaaaaatccGTAAAAACCACTGATAAAGTAAATACAGAATTTAGCCATTTCAGGTTGTATGCTCCttccaaaaaattaacaaatgaacaaaaacaaccaaaacattgTCACACATCGACGCACATTAGAGCCACGTTATGtcgtcagctacagaaaatcaGTTCCACGTTGTTATATTCATGTTATTTAACTgattacacacaacacattttcatgctttttccaaaactttcaatgactttttactagtttcatgacttttctaggcctggaaaatgttttggtcagattccatgactttccaagttttccatgaccatgagAATCCTGAGAAGTgctattaaaaatgtttgttattatttcacctttttttcgtagaaatgtaaataaaacttgGTAAACTTGTTAAAGTGTCGCTGAGAGGTGGAAAAGCTCGGAGGACTCACCATCGACTCTTTTCGGAGGTCGCTGTAGATGCGAGCCACTTTGTCCTGATCCATCTGGTTCAGTTTGGGATGAACCTGCAGACACGGAGTAACATTTCAGAGACACGAAATCACCAAGACCGGGAGGAGACGCGTTCGTGAAGACGTGGACCGTGTTCGTACCCGCTCCTTGGCGTAGATGATGTACTTCCTCAGGAGCTCCTGGGGAATCGGCGGCACGTCGGACGAGTTGGGCAGAACCATTTCCTCCAAGGCCACGCCCCCTTCTTTGCTGCTAGGGTGATGTTTGATGTGGGAGCCGACCACGAAGCGCGCCAACATCTCATCCTGGTTGGAAAAAGAGCCAATCACAAGCCAGAGTGAGCGCCTGGAGCCAGACTGAATTCAAACCTTTACTTTCCAACTTTATTAAGTAATCACTTAATGACGCTTATACGTGTTTGACATCTgataagatgaaaataaaacgtTTAAACCGTcgaaacagaaaagacaaaaacaatctaagaccaacacatgaaacacatcaaaaacaaaaattttaaaaaatgcatttaaaaacttcaattatagaaaaaagaaatagctattgaaaaagagtaaataaaaacaaataaacaggtaaaatagattaaaaagacaaaaaaagatggtaataaaagatataaaagctataacaaaaaattaacaattaacGAATtagtaagacaaaaaaagaaataaaaactgataaaagggatatgaaaaatattcattattaataacaaaaaactgataaaaataatctatattaaagttttacaacataaatacagtacaataaagaaataaagtagaataatgtgaatattaataatcagttttaattaaaagccTGGCTGTTTGGTTTCATGTTTAAGCTTATTGAATTATctgtaattaattattttatacacCAATAACGTGTTATATAGTGAAGAGACTTAACAACAAATGCAGGATCGGCTGGAATTATTCAGCTTTTCCAGTTAAACAGAAGtgttacagttaaataaaagacgattgtgtgtgtgtgtgtctgtgttttttaccTGCACGGGGTCGACGGTGTCTCGGACgacacacaaaatgtcaaaacgtGACACGATGGGCTCCGTCAGGTCCACGTTCTCAGAGAAGGTCAGAGACGGGTCGTACCGGCCGCCTGCAGAAACAGTGACGATGTGATGTAAACGTGCACACGAGCGTTCCTAAAATCTTTTCACGCAAATCTTTGTGCTTCGCACACTTCTT
The Plectropomus leopardus isolate mb unplaced genomic scaffold, YSFRI_Pleo_2.0 unplaced_scaffold9583, whole genome shotgun sequence DNA segment above includes these coding regions:
- the LOC121940855 gene encoding DNA replication licensing factor mcm2-like — its product is GRYDPSLTFSENVDLTEPIVSRFDILCVVRDTVDPVQDEMLARFVVGSHIKHHPSSKEGGVALEEMVLPNSSDVPPIPQELLRKYIIYAKERVHPKLNQMDQDKVARIYSDLRKESM